The nucleotide window ATGCTGCAGGGCGACACGTGGTTGCTACCGATAATCTTCTGAGCTACGTAGAGCAAGGGGCATTTTTAGAAAGTACCGGTGTGATGGTAAAAGATCACGTCAATAAAACCATCTATGCGGCGCTGTCGCAGCGGTGTGAACGCGAAGCGTTGGAAGACTATGCCAAGCGTATTGGTTACCACCGCGTGGTCTCATTTCAGACAGCTTTGCCATCGGGTCACCCTATCTACCATACCAACGTCATGATGGCGATTGGGGAACACTTTGCGGTTATTTGCTCGGAAGTGATCCCTGAGTATGAACGTCGCTTCGTGATTAAATCGCTAGCGAACAGCAAGCAAGTGATTGATATCAGCTTGGAGCAGGTGAATCATTTTTGTGGCAACATTTTACAGCTGGAGACGGTGAATGGCGATAAAGTCATTGCGATGTCGAAGTCGGCATTTGATGCCTTTACACCCGCACAAAAGCAACAACTTGCAACCCATGGGAAATTACTGCCGTTTGATGTTTCTACCATAGAAAACATTGGCGGTGGCAGCGTGAGATGTATGCTGGGAGAAGTCTTTTTACCAGCACGAACGACTGAGCTTTAATCAAAAGCAAGCAGCCCGTCCAATTGGGTTGCTTGCTACCTAATCCTTCCAATGTTCTGGCCAGATAACCAAAGCGATACGAGTCGAGTGTTTTTCTTTCTTATTGAGTTGTAACTCAGAAAAATTGGACTTTTTCTCCTTAGCTTTTAGACTGCTATTTATGTTAGCGAAAGGGCACGATGCCCATATAAAACTTAAGGATATCAATTGAGTAAGCTACTTTCCTACTTATCAATCGTGCTTATTATTTTAGTCGCAACTTTTCACCCTAAAGTGCTTGAAGACATTATCGGCTTTGATATGTTCGAAAATATTCGCATCATGATACGAGAAATGGAAGCGGGGTTTGATAAGTTAACCAGAGCGTTACGGTCAGCGACAGAGTGACTGAGGGGCTGCTCTGGCTTTGCCGATTATGGTAGGTCAAACACTAATGCGATAACGTTTTGCTCGCCATGGTTTTCAAATCTTAGTTCGGATTGCGAGTCGATACTGGCACCATCTCCAGGAGTGAGTTTAGTGGTGTTGATGTTCAACTCTCCCGCTACCTGATGAACGTAGATGTTTCTATTTGGTTCGATGGCGTACACTAAGTCTGTATTGGGCTTTAAGATGAGTTGGCTCAGTGTCATGTCTTGTTTTATCTGCAACGTGCCATCACGGCCATCTGGAGTAGCAATAGTAGTTAATCCACTGCCTTGTCCGAAATCTTTCTGCTGATAACCCGGCTTTGTACCAAACTCATTCGGCTGTATCCATATTTGCAAAAAGCGTAATGGCTCGGAGTTTGGGCCGTTGTATTCACTATGATAGATACCGCTTCCTGCTGACATCAACTGGAACTCTCCTGCCGGTAGAGTTTGCACGTTTCCTTCACTGTCTTTGTGTTCAATCGTTCCCTCAAGGACATAACTGATGATTTCCATATCACGATGGCCATGGGTGTCGAAACCTGCGCCAGGCTGCACAATATCATCGTTAATCACACGCAGAGCAGAGAAACCCATATACTCAGGGTCATAGTAGCTCCCAAATGAAAAGCTGTGCTTGCTATCTAACCAGCCAAAATTCGCTTGGCCTCGGTGTTGTGAATGTCTGACAGTGATCATTTTGAATCTCCTTGTTCCTGACTTTTTGCGTTTTAATCTATGAATTGCTGAGATTCAGTTTAGGCCCTGAAGGATGAACAATGAACGGGAGTCATTTGAATAGGTCGGTCAACAATTTTGAAGAACGGCATTGTGAAATATATTTTTGAGTAGGATAGTCAGTCATGATCAAACCCCGTCAGATAGGTCAAGCTTACGATACGATCACCCATATGTGGCAAAGCGACGACTTTAATCGAGAGAATGGTATCGCGGCTCATAAGCGAGCGCTTGAGTTTGCAAATGGCAAAGGCCGTGCGCTAGATATTGGCTGCGGCTGTACCGGAAGATTTATCGAACTACTTAAAAGTAATGGCTTCGAACTAGAAGGTCTAGATATCTCGACCAAGATGATAGCGCTTGCCAAAGAGCGACACCCGGATGTGACTTTTTATCATCAAGACGTTTGTGAAGGTAAGCTGCCGACCACGTACGATTTTATTACCGCTTGGGATAGCATCTGGCATATCCCTTTAGAGCAACAAGTGCCAGTGTTGACCAAAATCGTCGAAAGCCTCAATGCTGGTGGCGTGTTTATTTTTTCATTCGGTGGTACTAACGAGCCTGGGGAGCATACCGACGATTTTATGGGACCTGAGGTTTACTACTCTTCTTTGGGGACAAATGAGTTCTTAAAATTGTTTATGGAGCTTGGCTGTATCATTCGTCATTTAGAGTTTGATCAGCATCCAGAGTTACATACGTATTTGATTGTGGAGAAAGGTCTCTAATATTCTTGAAAGCTATAAAATGCAAAAAGGTATCAAGTTAGGTGCTTTTTAATCGCAAGAATTTGGTTTCAACCATCAATCTCACTTAACTCGAGCATTAAAAGCGAACTTTGGCGTGACACAGAAACGGTAGGCGCGTTGATTAAGCCAAGCTTATATGCACCGCGACCCATTGCGTGAGAGCGTTTTTTCGACCAGTTCTTTAAACGCTCGCACCTTTGCTGATATGTACTTTCGACTTGGGTAACCATATAAGCACCCAGTTGGTGTTTTGGGTAATCAACGAAAAGCTCGATGAGTTCGCCTGTTTCTAGTTCGTTGCCTAGATAAAAACGGGGTAGGCGAGTGATCCCAAGCCCGGCTTTACACATTTCCAGTTCCATTGGCACTTATTGGGGCACTCTGGTCGCTAGAGTCTATTTGGATAGCGTTGGCTGTGGTTCTCAGTTGCCAATCGGGAGTGTTTGGTCCGACTATCGTTCTGACTTTAAATGGTAGAGGTAGGTGGGTGTTAGTAGACAGCTCTTTGGTGAGGTTAGATACTAATTTTCACGTAGCCAGTGATTCATTCTGGGGTAACCGCTCGGGCAGCCTTGAGGCTCGCACATCAACCAATAACAAAGCAGCGGGTGACCAAATCCCCCTTGGTTCTCAAAGGCATCAATGAGTGATTCTGAAGCTCCTTTATAGCCTTGCTGATGGAATACAACTTCGGGCGATAAGCCAATGTAGTTTAATGCTGCCCAAGACCACGCAATCGCGGCCATTTCTTCTCCACCTTGGTGCCCAATAGATTTTGCATCTCCACAGAATTTTAAACGTTTTGAGCGAGCTGTCACGGCGATGTGGCCTGCTTCATGGAGTAAATCCCCTGGTTGCTTAAGTTTCTGTCTATCGATAATAAGTGTGCCGTGTTTGACTTCGATACCTGGAAGGAACGTGTTTGAGTTGATATTACCGAATGACCAAGAAATCCCTATCTCATTGAAGAAATCAACTATTTTATCTAGTGAATCATTAATGTTCTGAGATTGAGTCATGTGGTTGTGATGCCTCATATATGGTTGCTTGGAAAAACGTAGATAACTCGTTGATTGTATGACCTCTACCGAGAATTGTTAGTTTTGGAGTTGTGAACAAAGGAAAATCGAGAACAGGTTCACAGGGTCGGCGCATTATCTGGCAAAATCCCCATGTGCAACTATATGTACTCAATTCAATCTAGTATGGATGGGACAGTGCGTGACAACACCACAATCGATAGGCCAATTAACACCTAAGGCAGGCATCATTGCCAACACCAAGTTGCTACTTAATAGAGATTGCAATATTGGACGCGACTATGCGGTTACACGTGAACTCTCCCATTTATATGCCAAGGTGGGGGGGATTTCAACAGATGAAAACATCAATGACTGGGATAATGTTGAGCTAGATAGTGGCATCGCAATTAATCCAATACAAGCGGCAAAATGTTTAGAAGAAACTCTGCGCACACAAATGTTTATCAAAGGTATTTACCAATGCTTGCTTGATAAATTGTCTCAGAAACACACTGTGAATGTTGTCTACGCGGGCACGGGTCCATATGGCTGTTTGCTGTTGCCACTACTGGCATTGATGCCAACTGCACCTATTCGAGTAAGCTTGATTGATATTCACAAAGACAACACGGAGTCGATTCAACGTATTGTTGAACACCTTGGAATTGGTCATCAGATAACCTCAATTGAGTGTGCAGATGCGACAACGTGGTCACCAAAGAGTCCATTACAGTTTGATATTGTAATATCAGAAACCATGACGGCATTACTTGGACGGGAGCCGCAGGTGGCGATTTTTGCCCATTTACAACAGTTTTTAGCGGATGATGGAGTATTGATACCCGAAAAAGTGCCCCTTTCTGCTGTCTTAGTACCATTTGAAAGCGCCAATTTGCCTGATATCCCGTTAGGCCAGTTTTTCGAGTTGAATAGAGAGCTGGTGAGGAGTCTGGCCAATGGGCATCAGGATGGTTTCACTGGCGAGATTGTCTTGCCGCGCTCATTCTCAACTATTGACTACCAACATCTCTCTTTTCGCACCGACATACAGATTTACCGAGCACACTGGTTAACGTTCGGTCAGTGCAGTCTGAATTTATCGATCGACTACGCGGGCTTAAAACTTGAACCTGGGGAGAGTATAAAATTTTGTTACAGAATGACGGCATTGCCAAAATTTGAGTTTACGTTTCCAGTTGAGTCTATGTCGTCTGTTTTACCAGAAAAAACAGAACTCGGGGTGATAGCTGTACCGGGTATTAAGCGCTTTTGGCATAGAGCGAGATTGATACGTGACCGCCGTCATGGAGAAGCGTTTGTTGAGCGCGAGATACTGTCGGATATCGCGCTACTAGAGAATTTTGATGTTAGTTATCACCAAGCGCTGAGCTATGTTTGTGACTATCAGCCGTCTTTTTATGAGTTTGAGACGTGGCTCCTGTATGCCAAAGAGTCAAATGACATTTATGGGTGATAAACCGTACCTCTCCCTAAGCAATACTCTTTTTAACGAACAAGTAAGCGTTTAACCAATGCGGAACAATAACAGTAGCACAATAGACAAAATAGAAATGACGACCTTTCGCTATCCTGGTTTAGAACGTCAGCCTTTGGTTATGATTAATAATTTACTAACGGGTTCGCAAAAAACGCTCTTATTCGAGTCCATCTTGCATCTGGAACGCGCATTTTCATCCCCTGGCGAACAAAATCTTCAACAGCAGAGTTGTGTATATTTAGAGTTAGATTCACCGTTGTCTGAAGTGCCGAGTGACTCGGCTCTTATCAAAGCACTCAACGAGCTCAAGCAGACAATAACAAGACTGTTACCAGCTCTATTTTCGGAACTGGAACTGATCCCTTTTACGGTACCTAACATTAAGTTTTCGATCGCGAATGGTAGAAATGGGCATTATGGACTGCCTCATAATGATACGTGTGAAGGGCGATACCAACTTTCACTACTCTATTATCTTCACAAACATCCAAAACCGTTCGAAGGCGGGCAGTTACAGTTGTTTTCGGATGATGAGAGCTCTCATATGCTAGACGACACCTTCGCTAAAGCTACGATCTCACCGTGTGATAATACACTGCTTGCATTTCGTTCGGAGACGTTTCATGGGGTGACTGAAGTCGTTAGTGAAAGCGACGAGTTTAGTGATGGTCGTTTTGTCATTATCGCTTTTATAGGGCGGTAGGATGTATATTTTCACGCTACATTTCAGCCCGGTGACGCTGGGCACTTGGAGACAACCAGATATCAACCTTCAATGTGATATTGTTCGCAAAATTTGCCATTTTACAGCCTGCTATTCTGATTGCTATTTTTCCTTCTCTTGATTGCTAAGCGAACAGACGCTCCTTCCCCTCACTTAAGGCTACTCATGCTTTGACGTCTATAACCTCACAATAGTTATGGAATGTTAATCGCCGATTTTGCTCACTTTTTAGCTCTTAATACCTAGCCAAAAAACCTACGAGTTGTTTGCAACTTTTTTAATAACGCCTATAAAAATAATACATAAGGTTTAATAGCAAATAGTTGCATTTGCCAATGGTTTAGTCAGTTTGGTGCAATGTTATGCGTTTGGTTTAGGAATGGTTTCTCAGATGGAACTGTGTGCGAAATTTTCGGTGCCACTTGATACTCAAGCTTTGATTGTGGAATGTCGAGATTTGTTTGAGGACATGTGGTGTGAACACGTGAATCGTCACGCATACAAGGGGCAGTGGGATGTGATTCCTCTTCGAGTTCCTATTCAACATGTCGATTCCCATCCTATCCTTCAGTGCTTTGCCATAGAGGATGAAGAGGAGTGGTGCAACTTAGATGTGGTCGAGAAAATGCCAAGATTACGCGATTTGCTGAATTGGTTGAACACATCAATTCAATCAGTGCGGTTGATGCGTTTACACCCTAAATCAATGATTTCTCCACATCGTGATATTGGGCTCTGTCATGAGATGGGGCTGGCTAGATTGCATCTGCCAGTTAGTGGATCCGACAGCGTCGCTTTTTGGGTTGCTGGGTACCAAGTGCCGATGGAAGTGGGGCAGCTTTGGTACATCAATGCCGACATGACCCACAGTGTAGAGAACCAAGGTTCTCTCGCAAGAGTTAACTTAGTGATCGATTGTAAAGCGAATAAATGGCTAAAACGCCAAATTGAATTATCGGAAGTCGTCAAATGGAAAGAAGAGGTTGCACGTTAGGATATGGAAACGGTAAGCAGGGATATGCCATTGCAACAAGATAAACGCAAACGTTCATATAACACGCTGAACGCATCAGAGTCTAAATTGGTTTTAGACTCAACCGCACAAGCCTTGTTGCAACATTCGATTCGAGAACAGCTTAAGACACTTACCGCGAAAACATTGACGGACAGTGAGCGCACGATTGCTCTTCGTGAAGCTTTTTCAGAGGCTGTTGCAATGGTGCTATCGACTGAGCAGCTGGTACATGAAACAGTGACACAACTTTTTGAGAGCATGTATCAGCATGCCATAGCGTCTATGAATCACGCCAAGATCAACGAGCAGATGATGACACAGGAGTTCTTAAGTCCTACGGGTTTTGTTATGTCTCCGCTTAATTGCTCGACGACCATTAAAGACGTTTACAGAATTGCTCGTTTTGTGCGCGGCATTGATAGTGCCATTACTCGCTTGTTAGAGAAAGATGAACACATCCGTATCTTATACCCTGCTTGTGGTCCCTTTGCACCGCTTCTGTTGCCGCTTATCTCTCACTACAAAAGCGGCAATCAGTTTTCGGACAAATCAATAAAAATAACGTTAGTCGACGTTCAACCAGGGGCAATTCTTTCGCTGCAGCAGTTAGTCATGGATCTTCAAATCACCGAGTATATTGAAGATATCGTTGAGGAGGATGCGACTAAATATCAACCGAATGGTGAATTTGACCTGTTGATTATTGAAGCGATGCAACATGGATTTACCAAGGAGGGACATTGGAGTATTGCAAGGCATCTGGTTCAGTTTCTCAACCTTGGTGGAACTCTTATCCCGAATCAGGTCTCTGTCAGTGCGATGATGGTGAATCCAGAAACGGAGTTTAACCAACAATGGAAACGCGCTGATTTTACACACTCATCCAACCGAAGCGATGAAGCGCTTGACGATCGAATAGATCTTGGTGTCGTCCTGACTATCAATCAGTCGACCCTTTTGGCGGCAGAAACTATTACATTGCCCTCTGGTATTGAAGTTGTTCCGGGCAGTGAAGTATTGATGCCGAAAGGAATCGCTGACATGAGTGAACGATTACTCACCCTATATACCAGTGTGCATGTTCATGCCTGCGAAACTCTATCCGATTATGATTCTGGAATTACCCATCCTAAGCCAGATATGAACTTCTATCTAGATGCACAGCCTAGTGCGGCAATGCCGGAACATTTTGTTGTTTCTGGTGGTGATTGCGTGCAGTTCTTCTATCAGCTCTCAGGCTTGCCTGGGTTCACTATGGTTAAACAAGAGTCTATCCAATGACGGCAAGATTTGCGGTGTTTACAGAAAGTTTGTTGGCTCTGCCACTTATTAATCATTTGCACCAACGCAACATGCTCGCATGTGTGGTGCTAAATGAAAAATTGCCTTCGGATGTTCAGCAGCTTGCTTCGTTCCTAAACCAATTGGGAATCGCTTATTTTGTGTATTCACCTAGCCAAAAGGATCGGCTACTCGTTGAACTCGATAGCGCAGAGGCAAATGCGGGCGTTGTTTTCTTTTGGGCACCTAAAAT belongs to Vibrio sp. 10N and includes:
- a CDS encoding pirin family protein, which gives rise to MITVRHSQHRGQANFGWLDSKHSFSFGSYYDPEYMGFSALRVINDDIVQPGAGFDTHGHRDMEIISYVLEGTIEHKDSEGNVQTLPAGEFQLMSAGSGIYHSEYNGPNSEPLRFLQIWIQPNEFGTKPGYQQKDFGQGSGLTTIATPDGRDGTLQIKQDMTLSQLILKPNTDLVYAIEPNRNIYVHQVAGELNINTTKLTPGDGASIDSQSELRFENHGEQNVIALVFDLP
- a CDS encoding 2OG-Fe(II) oxygenase is translated as MTTFRYPGLERQPLVMINNLLTGSQKTLLFESILHLERAFSSPGEQNLQQQSCVYLELDSPLSEVPSDSALIKALNELKQTITRLLPALFSELELIPFTVPNIKFSIANGRNGHYGLPHNDTCEGRYQLSLLYYLHKHPKPFEGGQLQLFSDDESSHMLDDTFAKATISPCDNTLLAFRSETFHGVTEVVSESDEFSDGRFVIIAFIGR
- a CDS encoding arginine deiminase-related protein — translated: MTASVETTISARVGRSIQNANCVVMVPPKEFGFNAETAADNEFQHQVALDASAVKTKAMAEFKAMVAGLRKSGVQVIEFDYPLDGEETPDAVFPNNWFSTTHDGAFYTFPMACKNRQREVRPHALINSLNAAGRHVVATDNLLSYVEQGAFLESTGVMVKDHVNKTIYAALSQRCEREALEDYAKRIGYHRVVSFQTALPSGHPIYHTNVMMAIGEHFAVICSEVIPEYERRFVIKSLANSKQVIDISLEQVNHFCGNILQLETVNGDKVIAMSKSAFDAFTPAQKQQLATHGKLLPFDVSTIENIGGGSVRCMLGEVFLPARTTEL
- a CDS encoding aspartyl/asparaginyl beta-hydroxylase domain-containing protein, which translates into the protein MELCAKFSVPLDTQALIVECRDLFEDMWCEHVNRHAYKGQWDVIPLRVPIQHVDSHPILQCFAIEDEEEWCNLDVVEKMPRLRDLLNWLNTSIQSVRLMRLHPKSMISPHRDIGLCHEMGLARLHLPVSGSDSVAFWVAGYQVPMEVGQLWYINADMTHSVENQGSLARVNLVIDCKANKWLKRQIELSEVVKWKEEVAR
- a CDS encoding class I SAM-dependent DNA methyltransferase, translated to MKPRQIGQAYDTITHMWQSDDFNRENGIAAHKRALEFANGKGRALDIGCGCTGRFIELLKSNGFELEGLDISTKMIALAKERHPDVTFYHQDVCEGKLPTTYDFITAWDSIWHIPLEQQVPVLTKIVESLNAGGVFIFSFGGTNEPGEHTDDFMGPEVYYSSLGTNEFLKLFMELGCIIRHLEFDQHPELHTYLIVEKGL